The window TGCTGCGGCCGACGTCGCCTTTGTCTATATCTCGTATAATGTAGAAACTACATCGTTTGATTTCCAGTACGTGCCTCTTCTGGCCTGCCTCACTGACTCTTGACGTCAATGGAGGGGCGGACTGGCTGACTGGCGGACTGGCAGacaggaggagcaggagacTTCTCTGCCAGAGACCCAGAGATTAGGGGGGAATCGTATCTCATGCGTATGCTGAGATGTATCTTTTTTGGCGCCCCCTTCGGGTCTGTTTATGGGATAAATTATGGGCGGCGTAGTAACTTAATTTTAGTTTTCTAGATTTAATTGTTTGCTTCTTGGGAAATTCTTCGTTCTTACATTCGGATAtcttttttaacattttatttgcatttaaatttcattttgtttataatttggttaaaaaaaatcCCATAATTAATTTTCTATTTACATCCATTTAAGACTGAATTTTTCAGTGATTTTcaacttttcttttttatcccAAACCGAATCAATTAAAATCCATTTTCCGAATGGGCCTTCGATTAATTTTCTGACTTATTAAGCAATTTCGTAGATGTTTTCCAGATAGCGCCTGGCAGACAGATAATTTATGAATGAATTCAATTAAGATGTGGAAAACCCCCTAGATCTCACACGCTCCACTTGCAGTTCAACTTAAttacaagaaaataaaaaattaaaaagccTTAATTCAAATTTGCAACGGCTGGAAGTGCGAGAAAGAGATGGGGATATGGGAGGGTGCTCCCCATGAGAAAAGTAAAGCCGGGTTTCCAGTTGATCTTTGCCACTCTCTCATTATTACTTCTCCCAaagtaattatatttatattatccAAGAGAGAGGCTATCCGAGGAGGGAAGAGAGAACTACCCATGGAGGCTCTTGTAAACATAAACAAGAGCAACAAGTATGGGAAAGCTTTTGACCGTTTTGGCTGGCAATGCCTCACGCTCACCGCTGCCAGTGTTGGTCAAAAAGCGCTCTCTCTGGCTGGTTTGGGGGTGGGCGGGCGTCCAAACACAAACAAGTTTACTTTGCTCTGCTTTTGTGCTTTTCATTCAGTTTTCATAGCTCAGATGTGTTCGTCGCAGTCGCACTCGCAGTCGCAGTGGCCGCCGCGCGTGCAAAATCTGAGAAATCGAAATTGAAATACGATTATTAACTGATTTTAAAACGGAATAATAAATCAGAAATTCCCCACTTTTTATACGACGGGTTAAGctatcaataaaaaataaaaaaaaaaaaaaaagtgatgGAAGATTGGAAGATTATGGAAAAAAAGTGATAGAACCTGTGAAGTGAAGTGTGAAAATGTTGATCTTGTGATGGGAAAAGTTTTCACTGaaaactaaaaccaaaaaatgattaagaattattaaaagaaataGAGGAAAAAACAGTGATTAAATAGAGTATAAATATTGATGTTTGAAACTATCAATGTTTTGCTAATTATCAGGTGATCTTGAAAggtaaaaagtgaaaaatagtTACCAAGAATCTCTAAAGATTTGAGTTTTAGTTtctatcaaaaattttatgtaaaattttATCACAGGAAATTCTATTATAAACTATTGTTGTCTTGTTATTGTTTATAGAATCTGAGGAAATGTATCTTGTAGATTGTTTCCGTCGGCTTGTTGCTCAGTTTCATGGTCGATCGGGTCGATTATGCTTTCTGATTGCACCTCGCCATAGAGGATAGAGGAAccaccaaccaaccaaccaacccaTTTTGGCACTTGGCACTCGCCCAGGTGAAAAGAATATGCGAACCGGTTTGAGGTTCAAGGTATTTTTTCAGGTAAAATACCGCCCCTGTCTTACATAGATATGAGTAGAGAGGCGGAATGTTGGCGAAATGTTATTTATGGCTTATCTCACTGCCACTACACAACTGTTATCGAATCGCGAGCACCGCCAACTTGTCCAAAGACATTGGTCTGGCCCACGCAATCGGGCAATCAAAGCGGTGTTGCCaccaaaacaaacacacaccccCTTTGGTTGAAAGGGGGTAATGGTGTTGCAGGGATTGCAATCTGACCCGACCTGATGACCTCCTCGCCCCCAGGCAGACATCCAAAAACATTGGCGCcttcaaacaacaaaaaattcattttcaaAATGCGTCATTAGAGGATATAAGGCACTGTCTTAGGTCTTTGGGGTAGGGAATGGTGTTTGTAAGGAAAACAACCCTTGTTCTACTGCTATTTAATTGTAATAATACTGAGAGTACATTGAATCTTGttattattactttttatttattaatttatacaattttaattGCAAGAAATGATGAAATTGGGTTTTAAATGAGAGGCCTAGGGGGTTTTCTTATTTTAGCCTTCAAGAAAGATACTTTTTAGGGGGAGTTCTATTCCAGGAAATAGTTAtttttatagtattttttattctattattttattctgtAAATTATATATGTTTCTATTAagattttattcaaaataaaaatcttaaaagaaACTTAAGCCAAGatcttaaataaaattatctatTAGAAACTACTTCTGTAAActatcaaatttttatttttattttgaaaatgtatCTTTATCCTTCAATACCTGAAGAGTGCTCCCCTTTAACCCCCTCTCCCCCTCCTGGCACTCTTGGCTGGGCTCTCAGGTGCAACAGCCGCCCACGCAGTCGGGGGCCAAATGTAACGTCAAATCGCAACAGAATTAGATTAATCTGCGGCTAATGAGACAAATTTGAGGCAACACTAATTGGCAACGGCAGTGGCTGCCCCAACAGCTGCCGCTAGTGCACTCTCGAGATGCAATCCCCCAGATACTATTTTAGCCGACGAATGACAATGGCAGTGACCTTGAACTTGTgcggttttattttgttttcttttctttctttctgaTTTTCCCTTTGGCTTAGTAGCTTAGCCGATTGAATTATCTATGGCCCAAAGCCCGAAGCTCGAAGCCATTTGAATAGAAAATTGAACTGAGAACGGAAATTCCAGCGACTGCCAGTCATAGCCACTCTCTGATAGTTTCccgctttatttttatttatttttttcttccatttttcATTCAATTTGCTGCCTTTGAGAGCTCGAATTGCGAAACTCGTCGCGCACTTGGCAGGTGGGATGCCAGGCGGCCAGACGGACAGGTGCATCGGCGGAGAGGAAAGCGCTAAAAGTGAATTATTGAGAGTTGGCTAAAATAAGTGCACTCGAAGGTGGCAGTTGCCAAAGACAGTGAGTGCCACAAGTGTGCGTATAAGGTCATATATCTAGATTCTAGAGGAGTTTCTAAGCCAAGTTCTAAGCCAATACTAGATTATATTGTTTTAGAATTACTTTACAGCCCTGACTGGCATTTAATTTCAAAGtttgttaatttgtttaaacagACATTTGGCAACACCCCGCCTGTTTGTAAAACATAAAGAACCATTTTTACGACCCAATTATCTTTCAAGCAAAAAactgaatattatttttttaaagagttCTTTGAAAAGAGCTCTTTCGGAATACATATATCTTTTGTATTTGCTTTTCTTTATTGTTGACTGCTCGAGCTGGGCCATTTATCAACTTTTTGCACTCACTGTGTGTGCTGGGGGTGCACTTTCAGCACTTTCAGCTCGTTTATCGAGTtcgcccacgcccacgcccacgcccacgccaACGACCTCAACCTACGACCTGCTGCGGCGGAAACAGTCGCAGTCTCAGTGTCTCTTCCagcttctttttttgcatttttttttttttgattttttttttgccgcccTAGAACAATAAACTTGCTTCATGACgatggaaaattttatttgtgtttctgCCAGAGAGACTGTGTGTGGGAGCTGAAAAGGGGGAGGAGCTGTTCTTCCACTGCAAACAAAAGTTTTGGCATTCATAGATGAATGCCAGGGACTAATTAAACGATAATAAAACGCAAATAAAACGGCAAAATACAAACATTTTATGGTGTTGCCGCcgccacccacccactcaccACCCCCTCTTATACCTTAGCCCATATCAGCaccacccaaaaaaaaaaaaattattgtcaCGAATACATTAAAAATCACTCAACCGTTGTCTCGTgtgccaattttttttttttctatttttttttttggctgccCCCCCTTAGATCTCTCCTCTtgcaaaaaaatgtgttcATTTAaatcacataaaaaaaaatcaaacaaaaaaacttgaTATTCTATTACGGGTTCTGTTCTTTGTCTTctcaatttttgtattttatgttAATTGAtaaagttttataactttttaatgaaattatacAACAAAACTAAGAGAAACACTAGCCTTGAAATGGTTTTAAGTCTTAAAAccttttaagtttaaatataaatagcaaaaacaacaaaatattctATGATAAGTCAATAAAACTTTGCTTATCActgtttttaagtttaagaTTTCAGATAAAATAGGACTTAAGAGCCTTAAAATGTCACAGGTTCTATAAACAGACTCTTAAACActcttaaaaatttgtttattttatttttaatattttaatttaaaagctACTCtaatttaattgtttattgATGTCTAGGTCAgttttaaatttgattataTTTCCCCTGAAAAATGCTATTAATTTATCCATCCACCTCATAAATCATTCATACGCTGAATTCCTTAAATAaacgttttaattttttgttgtattttttttcttaattttaaaacaaaataaagacATCAggtaatttatgcaaaatgCTTCATAACTCAAAGCGACAGCGGAATTCGACTTAaaaatcagtttttttttaggctGATTTGAcaaatgacaaaaaataatgataataCCAGTAGCCACCTGTTGGGGGCTGGGGGGGTCTAGGCTTTATAAAGGTGATTATTACTGACCATACCCCCTCCTCTCTGAAAAAAAGCTGTTAACTGTCATCGGCTGAGATCAGAGATCATGCAAATTAGTTGGGAGCTCTTCTCGGATATTGgggaattaaaaattcataattttttgaagagtTCGTGGAAAAGAATTCAAGAGTCTGGCATTCCTCAGACCAAAGGCGTTTAATTGAGTCTTACGAGgggaaaacaaacaattaaacaagttttgaataaaaaagaaCAGGGTGGGTGGGTTGGAAGAGATGGGTTCAAGAACCTTCGGTCCGCCACAAAGGTCAGCTTGGATAAGAAACACCAAGTGGGTTGAGGATCATAATGATAAAGAGTGGGGGGGTGGGGTAATTAGAGCCAAGAGGACAGCGTACAATGGTCATGACATGTGGCAGGCTACAGGCTAGAGGCGCCACACGGCTATGGGGAAATCGCGTGTCTTGGCCGCTCCCAGCTGTGAAAAATGGGTCGCGCGTGACAGTCGacagggggggggggggggggggtcgGGTCCGGGTCAGGACCAAACCAAGCCGCCCAAATCCGGCTAAAATCAATAACAAACACGCAAATACTTAAGCCCCCAGCTCAGACTGAATCAGCGCACTCTTAAAGATAttgagtttaaaaatataccgAAAGAAAAATACTGTTACCAAGTAAAAGTACTGTTATCTAAGACAAGTCTAAAACATGTCAAAAATGGGTATTTCCCAAcacttttttaattcaaaGTGTCAGATTTCTGACATGACACTCGAAAGAAATGAAACTTTTGAGATTAAacatttctctcagtgcagaAATTGGCAAGAAATCCGCCTGCCAACTTACCTTTTTGGCATTAGGTGTGTGGGCCGGGTCGAATCGAATGCGTCAATGAGTGATCTTAGAGAGAAGCTGCCAGAAACACGGCAACATCACTGACTTATCAACAAGttggctacaaaaaaaatgtcaattaTTAGGCGGATGGCATCTGCATACCAATgaccagagccagagccagagccagagctcCCAGCCAACTGCAATAAATCTTTTCTCCCATCAACTAAATGAGATTCAAGTACCTGCCCCCAtcagaataattaaaaagaagACTTTTTTCATCTATTGGTTTCGTTTAATGTGGGAATAATGCACTTTAAGCAGTTACATGTCGTTTGTTACATTGATTGTGAACAGCTATCTCTATATACAGACATAAAAAGTATATCGATATCGAGGTAAAGcatttccatttaaaattaaacataaatctTTGTtgcacagcagcagcagcttaaaaatataacaaataatgaataaaaatacttaacataaaGGAACATAGAGACAAAAGTGGCAAGGACACCCCCACCCAACAAGGGTGGGGTGTGCAgataaaaagtataaaaaaaaggagtaCAAGATAGAAATACAATTATATATCACACACACAGTATAGTTGATCGACTAACACACACTTATATATACTGTCTACTTCGCTGTTCGCCTGTTCAGGCCTTGATCTTGCGGCCCAGCTTCTGCATACTGTACTTGTGTCCCTCCCGTCCGGAGGAGCCACTGCCGCCACTGCTGCCGTGGTGGTGGGGCTTGTGCTTGCCCAAGCCATTGGACTTTGTGCGCGTCTCGAACAGGACATCGGAGTCGGTTTCCGATTCAGTCAGCGATGTGTTACGGGAATCTGCGGGTGAAATTATAATATTCTTACTattattcttttaaaaatgttaatattgTACTTACAACCAGCTGCCTCCTCGTCCTGGTTGCCTATCAGTGCGTACTTCTGCACTTTCTGGCGCTGACGCGACTTCTTCGACTGCCGGCAGGCGCAGGCAATGCCCCAAAACACGCCCGACAACAGCAGGCAGCCAACAATGACTCCCACAAAGACATACAGGATGGACCAATCTGAAATAGGATCATTAAAATCTATCTAATAGTCTGAAATAAAATGTCTCTCCTACCGCAATTGGCCTCCTGGTTGTTGAAGAAGAACCCTGCCGAGGGCATCCAAAAAGCCTCGCAGATGCAGGCTCTGGTGGTGGGATTGCAGCTGCCATGGCCGGAGCAATTGTTCTGGCAGACCGTTGTGCGAATGTCCACGAAGAGGGCACCCAAGATGGAGGCATCCTTCTGCAGCTGGGCCCGCAACTGCCGCTCCACATGCAGGCCATCGACTGGCTTTCCACTCCCATCGTTGACATAAAAGACCAGGACAGCCGCTCCCGTGTGCAGGTCGTACTTGAGCTCCCTGATCTGGATTTTGTTCTCGTCGCCAAGCAACAGTTGCAGTTTCTGGACCACCGAGTCCAGCTCGGACTGTGCGAGCACCGACATGCCCATGGGCAGTGTCATCTGGACGAGGTGCATCAGCATGGGATCGGGATGGACGTTCACGCTGACCGTATCCGAACTGGTTAGTCCCTGGTCATCGCTCACAGTTAGCTTGAAGACGTAGCGTCCATTGACGAGGTTGGTCAGCTGCAAAGAAGGTGCCTTAGGAGCAGTTGGCTTGACAAGATTTGGAGACTCACAATCATCACTGGTTGCTTGTCGGTGTCGGCGACAATGACACCTGCCGCCAGGCTGTTGTCCTCCCGCGTCCAAGAATACTTCACCACCGCCAGGTCGTCCCAGGATTTGGACCCATTGAAGTAGATTGCGGTGGCCGGCAGGGTGATGCTGCGATCTCCGCCAGCGTTGGCTATCGGAGGTGCATTACGTTctgttttgaaaataaaatggtTAAGTGTTTCGTTGAGGTCTTAGGAGCTACTCCCACCTTGTACAATCTTGACCCAGGTGGTGTCGGTGGCGGTGTTGTTGTTCTCATCCGAGACACTCAGCTCGAACTGGTAGAGACCTAGGGTCAGGGAAGTGGCATTGGCAATCTGTTGGGGAGGAGAATCTTAGAGTTGGAGTAACTGCATCAAGTCCTTGGACTCACCGAAGAGTTGGACTTTAGAATGACGGCGTTGTTGGGGCCACTCAGCTGCTTCCAAAGGTAGGACTTGATGCCTATATCGTCCTTGGATTCAGAGCCATTGAGAAGCACCCAGTTGATGGGCAAACTGGTGGTCTGAAAGCGAAAAGAGTTATCTTTCAAGTTAATCCTCGAATCGGAAACTAAACCTACTGCATTGGCACCTGCCCGTGCCACTGGTGGAGAGTTGGTTGGAGGCTTCACAAAGACATGGACCTTGGCGGTGCTAGACTGCCCGCTGCCATCCGTCACTTTCAGGACAAAGGTGTACATGCCCTCCTCCAGATTGGAGAGCTGGGCATACGGGGTCCTTGTGTTCTGCATGTCCACCGCTTTGGCCTCGTCACTGGCGTCCTTTGTCCACTCCCAGGCCACGATCTCGTGGTCATCCGAGCTGGCAGTTCCGTTCAAAGTGACATTGTTGTTCGGCAGATAGAGGATGACAGCGTCTCCAGCATTGGCCACTGGAGCATAGTCGGTTTCCTTCAGCACCGCTATCGTGGCCGTGGTGGAGTTGGTGACGTTATTCGAGTCGGTTACGGTGAGCTTGAAAGTGTAGTTGCCCGGAGAGGTGAGATCCAGCTGGAGGGTGTTGACCTCCGGCAGCACTGGCTGATAGCCAATGGGTCCCGAGATCACCTCCCAGTGCCAGTTGGTGATTTTGTCGTCATCCGTGCTGGTGCTGCCGTCTAAGATGGCGT of the Drosophila ananassae strain 14024-0371.13 chromosome 2R, ASM1763931v2, whole genome shotgun sequence genome contains:
- the LOC6493356 gene encoding dyslexia-associated protein KIAA0319-like protein, whose product is MAGARRRIFKWLLLAAWMASAYADVTGGSGGGGGVTTQNALLLGKKHKETADAATGGGLSQSGVCPRMLRHVFENATPRDEQQAGVFEEYKPSPDSGEPIEEEAYLWNCLQACCDKPRNQTVPCNVVLVFKGKCYHIRCKSDDACLPKQRIRLANEKVQMVLVNPVGEASWPQLLKAEAAKQNAEILPYDEAALNFWKQPRRLGYLGSRNQESPAYEDEDFPLADKRMNGQMILQPDDTDVLANEELGFYDQNSKFTACDIENPCPPPQQCVPLQANAVRGVCTCPNGFVWNKQRKCVMAAIPYSSYLTSNEVVQPDTAASDNSPEVSSSSTKAEPNKDIVVSVMSKEVRLPEQEVTLAAFTVPDEQTSNTKYKYLWTLISQPKGPMNGTISDQSKSKVKLSNLSEGLYTFKVTVTGDNGTFGEATANVTVLPENRINQPPQVIISPSEQIIRQPTTNAILDGSTSTDDDKITNWHWEVISGPIGYQPVLPEVNTLQLDLTSPGNYTFKLTVTDSNNVTNSTTATIAVLKETDYAPVANAGDAVILYLPNNNVTLNGTASSDDHEIVAWEWTKDASDEAKAVDMQNTRTPYAQLSNLEEGMYTFVLKVTDGSGQSSTAKVHVFVKPPTNSPPVARAGANATTSLPINWVLLNGSESKDDIGIKSYLWKQLSGPNNAVILKSNSSIANATSLTLGLYQFELSVSDENNNTATDTTWVKIVQERNAPPIANAGGDRSITLPATAIYFNGSKSWDDLAVVKYSWTREDNSLAAGVIVADTDKQPVMILTNLVNGRYVFKLTVSDDQGLTSSDTVSVNVHPDPMLMHLVQMTLPMGMSVLAQSELDSVVQKLQLLLGDENKIQIRELKYDLHTGAAVLVFYVNDGSGKPVDGLHVERQLRAQLQKDASILGALFVDIRTTVCQNNCSGHGSCNPTTRACICEAFWMPSAGFFFNNQEANCDWSILYVFVGVIVGCLLLSGVFWGIACACRQSKKSRQRQKVQKYALIGNQDEEAAGYSRNTSLTESETDSDVLFETRTKSNGLGKHKPHHHGSSGGSGSSGREGHKYSMQKLGRKIKA